A window from Solidesulfovibrio sp. encodes these proteins:
- a CDS encoding ATP synthase subunit I, which yields MIKNLRDRLDRWLLRRGYTHPEVRELVRNQLVLTALVLAGTLPFSGISTAAWSLAAGTVIISANFCSLAKFGQRITGFANRREAVAAVLARFYFRLALSGAALFACIVWFGAAPLPLLAGITTVVVNFLVWGAWRHVGSKTHQTLTGKEA from the coding sequence ATGATCAAAAACCTGAGGGATAGGCTGGACCGCTGGTTGCTGCGCCGGGGCTACACGCACCCCGAGGTGCGCGAGCTCGTGCGCAACCAGCTCGTGCTGACCGCCTTGGTGCTGGCCGGCACGCTGCCGTTTTCCGGGATATCCACGGCGGCCTGGTCCCTGGCCGCGGGCACGGTGATCATCTCGGCCAATTTCTGTTCCCTGGCCAAGTTCGGCCAGCGGATCACGGGGTTTGCAAACAGGCGCGAAGCCGTGGCGGCCGTGCTGGCCCGGTTCTATTTCCGGCTGGCCCTCTCGGGAGCGGCGCTTTTCGCCTGCATCGTCTGGTTCGGGGCTGCGCCGTTGCCGCTTCTGGCGGGCATCACGACGGTGGTGGTTAACTTCCTCGTCTGGGGCGCCTGGCGCCACGTCGGCTCCAAGACGCACCAAACGCTCACGGGAAAGGAGGCATAG
- a CDS encoding AtpZ/AtpI family protein — protein sequence MFGRLIKDKSVRESIASASVVGLNLVSATFVGLFIGWWLDRWLDTKPWLLLTFLVLGIAAGFKNVMIEVRKIQKADAGEREGQDGDDQKPEG from the coding sequence ATGTTCGGCAGGCTCATCAAGGACAAAAGCGTTCGCGAGTCCATCGCCTCGGCTTCGGTGGTGGGGCTCAATCTTGTGTCGGCCACCTTTGTCGGTCTTTTCATCGGCTGGTGGCTGGACAGGTGGCTGGATACCAAGCCCTGGCTTCTGCTGACGTTTCTGGTGCTCGGCATCGCGGCCGGCTTCAAGAACGTCATGATCGAGGTCCGGAAGATCCAAAAGGCCGATGCCGGCGAACGCGAGGGACAGGACGGGGATGATCAAAAACCTGAGGGATAG